The Hyphomonadaceae bacterium ML37 genome includes a region encoding these proteins:
- the ubiA gene encoding 4-hydroxybenzoate octaprenyltransferase — MTLNPDRPVLDSLPKTWVDRAPAFARPYLRLARYDRPVGFWLLAIPCWLGLAAARMETGIGWDDLRLALLFGIGAVAMRGAGCTWNDMIDRDLDARVARTADRPLAAGTISLRQAQIFLGAQLFVGLIVLVMLPVPAILTALAAMVLVAAYPFMKRITWWPQAWLGLTFNWGVLVAGAAAGALFTPAILFLYAALVVWTLGYDTIYACQDKEDDALAGVKSSALRLEGAVKPFVLACYIASAALALASGLAGGAGIAFALGFALYAAHLFHIAQTFDPEQSDACLMKFKASVSTGLLLTGAFLLGGL, encoded by the coding sequence ATGACCCTCAACCCTGATCGTCCCGTCCTTGATTCCCTGCCAAAGACCTGGGTGGACCGCGCGCCTGCGTTCGCCCGGCCCTATCTGCGGCTGGCGCGCTATGACCGGCCTGTGGGTTTCTGGCTGCTGGCGATCCCGTGCTGGCTGGGACTGGCGGCGGCGCGGATGGAGACAGGGATCGGCTGGGATGATCTGCGCCTGGCGCTCCTGTTCGGCATTGGCGCTGTGGCCATGCGCGGGGCGGGCTGCACCTGGAATGACATGATCGACCGCGATCTGGACGCGCGCGTGGCGCGCACCGCCGACCGGCCGCTGGCGGCCGGGACAATCAGCCTGCGTCAGGCGCAAATCTTCCTCGGCGCGCAGCTCTTCGTCGGCCTGATCGTTCTGGTCATGCTGCCTGTGCCGGCCATCCTCACCGCGCTCGCCGCGATGGTGCTGGTGGCGGCCTATCCCTTCATGAAGCGCATCACCTGGTGGCCCCAGGCCTGGCTCGGCCTCACCTTCAACTGGGGCGTGCTGGTCGCGGGCGCCGCAGCTGGCGCGCTGTTCACCCCGGCTATCCTGTTCCTCTACGCCGCCCTGGTGGTGTGGACGCTGGGCTATGACACCATCTACGCCTGTCAGGACAAGGAAGATGACGCGCTGGCGGGGGTGAAATCCTCCGCCCTGCGGCTGGAAGGCGCAGTCAAACCCTTCGTGCTCGCCTGCTACATTGCCTCGGCGGCGCTGGCGCTGGCGTCCGGGCTGGCGGGCGGCGCCGGCATCGCCTTCGCGCTCGGCTTTGCGCTCTACGCCGCGCACCTGTTCCACATCGCCCAGACTTTTGATCCGGAGCAGAGCGATGCCTGCCTGATGAAGTTCAAGGCCAGCGTCTCCACCGGCCTGCTTCTCACCGGCGCCTTCCTGCTGGGCGGGCTTTAG
- a CDS encoding ABC-type transport auxiliary lipoprotein family protein — protein MSAPNRTRPLALGAALAATLALTGCISLLPESNPRMLYRLDTGSSETASAPVRGAIALSVERVSAPRALAGDKIAIDRDGAIAYMAGAAWASPAPAMFESVLEDAFQAVAPEVSPVRAEDGVSARFRLDVALRRFEAVYDQGDSAAPLARVTVRARIIDRDERILAARQVFNHEVRASAHRQGPIVDAFSSAADEAARDIARWAAQTVCEADPEAEACR, from the coding sequence ATGAGCGCTCCCAACCGCACCCGGCCGCTGGCGCTGGGCGCTGCTTTAGCCGCTACGCTGGCCCTGACCGGCTGCATCTCGCTTTTGCCCGAGAGCAATCCGCGCATGCTCTACCGGCTGGATACCGGATCCTCCGAAACCGCCAGCGCGCCCGTACGCGGGGCGATTGCGCTGAGCGTGGAGCGCGTGTCCGCGCCGCGGGCGCTGGCCGGTGACAAGATCGCCATCGACCGTGACGGCGCCATCGCCTACATGGCTGGCGCCGCCTGGGCCTCGCCTGCTCCGGCGATGTTCGAGAGCGTACTGGAAGACGCCTTCCAGGCGGTCGCGCCGGAAGTCTCTCCGGTGCGCGCCGAGGACGGGGTGAGCGCGCGCTTCCGGCTGGACGTGGCGCTGCGCCGGTTCGAGGCGGTGTATGATCAGGGTGACAGCGCCGCGCCGCTGGCGCGGGTCACTGTGCGCGCGCGCATCATCGACCGCGACGAGCGCATTCTGGCCGCGCGTCAGGTGTTCAATCACGAGGTCCGCGCCAGCGCTCATCGTCAGGGGCCTATTGTGGACGCGTTCTCAAGCGCGGCGGACGAGGCGGCGCGCGACATCGCCCGCTGGGCCGCGCAGACCGTGTGCGAGGCGGATCCGGAAGCGGAAGCCTGCCGCTGA